In Nocardioides sp. zg-1228, a single window of DNA contains:
- the rarD gene encoding EamA family transporter RarD, translating to MPDSRRGVVFGALAYTLWGTFPLYWTLLEPAGAIEILAHRIVWSVLTMLVILVLARRVGHFRALLRDRQRLLLLVCAALVISVNWGAYIWGVNNDRVVETSLGYFINPLVTVLMGVLLLGERLRRLQWIAMAIALLAVVVLTVDYGEPPWVALLLAFSFGTYGLLKKQAGAGAVESITLETLVIAPFAAAYVAWLVAAGQSTFGGHGVGHALLFTTTGVITAIPLMLFGAAANRVSMVSLGLLQYLAPTLQFALGILVFREDMPASRWIGFGLVWVALAIFTVEAIKHHRRQLRLAAEASAV from the coding sequence GTGCCAGATAGCCGTCGCGGAGTGGTCTTCGGCGCGCTCGCCTACACGCTCTGGGGCACCTTCCCGCTCTACTGGACCCTGCTGGAGCCGGCCGGTGCCATCGAGATCCTGGCCCACCGCATCGTCTGGTCGGTGCTGACGATGCTCGTCATCCTGGTGCTGGCGCGACGCGTCGGGCACTTCCGGGCGCTGCTGCGCGACCGGCAGCGGCTGCTCCTCCTCGTCTGCGCGGCGCTCGTCATCTCCGTCAACTGGGGCGCCTACATCTGGGGCGTCAACAACGACCGCGTGGTCGAGACCTCCCTCGGCTACTTCATCAACCCGCTCGTCACCGTGCTGATGGGCGTGCTGCTCCTCGGCGAGCGCCTGCGGCGCCTGCAGTGGATCGCCATGGCGATCGCCCTCCTCGCCGTCGTCGTGCTCACCGTCGACTACGGCGAGCCGCCGTGGGTGGCGCTGCTGCTCGCGTTCTCCTTCGGCACCTACGGCCTGCTCAAGAAGCAGGCGGGCGCCGGCGCGGTGGAGAGCATCACGCTGGAGACCCTGGTCATCGCGCCCTTCGCGGCGGCGTACGTCGCCTGGCTCGTCGCGGCCGGTCAGTCCACCTTCGGCGGTCACGGCGTCGGGCACGCACTCCTCTTCACCACCACCGGCGTGATCACCGCCATCCCGCTCATGCTCTTCGGGGCAGCTGCCAACCGGGTCTCGATGGTGTCGCTCGGGCTGCTCCAGTACCTCGCACCCACCCTCCAGTTCGCCCTCGGCATCCTCGTCTTCCGCGAGGACATGCCCGCCAGCCGCTGGATCGGCTTCGGACTGGTCTGGGTCGCGCTCGCGATCTTCACCGTCGAGGCGATCAAGCACCATCGCCGGCAGCTGCGCTTGGCGGCGGAGGCCAGCGCCGTGTGA
- a CDS encoding 2-oxoacid:acceptor oxidoreductase subunit alpha, giving the protein MTHTDKQVKQLDRVIIRFAGDSGDGMQLTGDRFTQETAAFGNDLVTLPNFPAEIRAPQGTLPGVSSFQVHFADHDILTAGDAPDVLVAMNPAALRANLGDLHKGATIIVDTHDFTARNLTKAGYTANPLDGDSLDAYAVHPVDLTGMTVEAVKDFGLSRKDASRAKNMFALGLLSWMYGRPTEPTTAFLTKRFAKVPAIRDANLAAFKAGWNFGETTETFAVQYEIKPATMPPGTYRNITGNLALAYGLVAGGVQSGLPLFLGTYPITPASDILHELSKHKSFGVTTFQAEDEIAGVGAAIGASYAGHLGVTSTSGPGVALKSEAIGLAVMTELPLVVVDVQRGGPSTGLPTKTEQADLLQAMFGRNGEAPVPIVAPQSPGDCFAAAVEATRIAVTYRTPVLLLSDGYLANGSEPWRVPAVDELPVIDPDFATEKNYTVTNDDDTVTSEFWPYLRDEATLARPWAIPGTPGLEHRIGGLEKGDGHGNISYDPANHDFMVRTRQAKVDRIADSIPLVEVDDPSGEAKVLVLGWGSTYGPIGAGVRRVRKAGYHVAQAHLRHLNPFPSNLGEVLRGYDKVLVPEMNLGQLSLLLRAKYLVDAVGYNHVRGLPLKATELAHAIGELVGQAEGIEIDLGVWGEPTQKEHIQ; this is encoded by the coding sequence GTGACCCACACCGACAAGCAGGTCAAGCAGCTGGATCGCGTCATCATCCGGTTCGCGGGCGACTCCGGTGACGGCATGCAGCTGACCGGTGACCGGTTCACCCAGGAGACCGCCGCATTCGGCAACGACCTGGTCACGCTGCCCAACTTCCCGGCCGAGATCCGGGCGCCCCAGGGCACCCTGCCGGGGGTCTCGTCGTTCCAGGTGCACTTCGCCGACCACGACATCCTCACCGCGGGCGACGCACCCGACGTGCTGGTCGCGATGAACCCGGCGGCGCTGCGCGCCAACCTCGGCGACCTCCACAAGGGCGCGACGATCATCGTCGACACGCACGACTTCACCGCGCGCAACCTCACCAAGGCCGGCTACACCGCCAACCCGCTCGACGGCGACAGCCTCGACGCCTACGCGGTGCACCCCGTCGACCTCACCGGGATGACGGTCGAGGCGGTCAAGGACTTCGGCCTCTCGCGCAAGGACGCCTCGCGCGCCAAGAACATGTTCGCCCTCGGCCTGCTGTCGTGGATGTACGGACGCCCCACCGAGCCGACGACGGCGTTCCTGACCAAGCGCTTCGCCAAGGTGCCCGCCATCCGCGACGCCAACCTCGCGGCGTTCAAGGCCGGGTGGAACTTCGGCGAGACCACCGAGACGTTCGCCGTGCAGTACGAGATCAAGCCGGCCACCATGCCGCCCGGCACCTACCGCAACATCACGGGCAACCTCGCGCTGGCCTACGGCCTGGTCGCGGGTGGTGTGCAGTCCGGGCTCCCGCTGTTCCTCGGCACCTACCCGATCACGCCGGCCTCCGACATCCTCCACGAGCTGTCGAAGCACAAGTCGTTCGGCGTGACGACGTTCCAGGCCGAGGACGAGATCGCCGGCGTCGGCGCGGCCATCGGCGCGTCCTACGCCGGCCACCTCGGCGTCACCTCCACGTCCGGCCCCGGTGTGGCCCTGAAGTCGGAGGCGATCGGCCTCGCGGTGATGACCGAGCTGCCGCTCGTCGTCGTCGACGTGCAGCGCGGCGGCCCCTCGACCGGCCTGCCGACCAAGACCGAGCAGGCCGACCTGCTGCAGGCGATGTTCGGGCGCAACGGCGAGGCCCCCGTGCCGATCGTGGCTCCCCAGTCCCCCGGCGACTGCTTCGCCGCTGCGGTCGAGGCCACCCGGATCGCCGTCACCTACCGCACCCCGGTGCTCCTGCTCTCCGACGGCTACCTCGCCAACGGCTCCGAGCCGTGGCGGGTCCCGGCCGTCGACGAGCTGCCCGTGATCGACCCGGACTTCGCCACCGAGAAGAACTACACGGTCACCAACGACGACGACACCGTCACCTCCGAGTTCTGGCCCTACCTGCGCGACGAGGCCACCCTCGCCCGCCCGTGGGCGATCCCCGGCACCCCCGGTCTCGAGCACCGCATCGGCGGCCTCGAGAAGGGCGACGGTCACGGCAACATCTCCTACGACCCGGCCAACCACGACTTCATGGTCCGCACCCGCCAGGCCAAGGTCGACCGGATCGCCGACTCGATCCCGCTCGTCGAGGTCGACGACCCGTCAGGCGAGGCGAAGGTGCTCGTCCTCGGGTGGGGCTCGACCTACGGCCCGATCGGCGCCGGCGTACGCCGCGTCCGCAAGGCCGGCTACCACGTCGCGCAGGCACACCTGCGCCACCTCAACCCGTTCCCCAGCAACCTCGGCGAGGTCCTTCGGGGCTACGACAAGGTGCTGGTCCCCGAGATGAACCTCGGCCAGCTCTCGTTGCTGCTGCGTGCGAAGTACCTCGTCGACGCGGTCGGCTACAACCACGTCCGCGGCCTGCCGCTCAAGGCCACCGAGCTCGCCCACGCGATCGGCGAGCTCGTCGGCCAGGCCGAGGGCATCGAGATCGACCTCGGCGTGTGGGGCGAGCCGACCCAGAAGGAGCACATCCAGTGA
- a CDS encoding 2-oxoacid:ferredoxin oxidoreductase subunit beta: MPAFRSGTESVPASGAPQTGKDFTSDQEVRWCPGCGDYAVLKAVQSFLPDLGLRRENIVFVSGIGCSSRFPYYLDTYGMHSIHGRAPSIATGIATAREDLSVWVVTGDGDALSIGGNHLIHALRRNVNMTILLFNNRIYGLTKGQYSPTSEAGKVTKSTPMGSVDHPFNPVSLALGAEATFVARTIDSDRKHLTSVLAAAAAHRGTSLVEIYQNCPIFNDGAFDAIKSPDTKADAIIPLVHGEPIRFGAPLEDGRGAKGVVRDPETGGVKVALVADVGEDALLVHDAHSPDPSTAFAISRLTAADYLHQAPIGIFRQVERPTYDDQARAQVTAAVEEATNGDTADRTARLAGLIGGGDTWTIL, from the coding sequence CTGCCCGCCTTCCGCTCCGGCACCGAGTCGGTGCCCGCGAGCGGGGCCCCGCAGACCGGCAAGGACTTCACCTCCGACCAGGAGGTGCGCTGGTGCCCCGGCTGCGGCGACTACGCCGTGCTCAAGGCCGTCCAGTCGTTCCTGCCCGACCTCGGCCTGCGCCGCGAGAACATCGTCTTCGTCTCCGGCATCGGCTGCTCCTCGCGCTTCCCCTACTACCTCGACACCTACGGCATGCACTCGATCCACGGCCGGGCGCCGTCGATCGCGACCGGCATCGCCACCGCGCGCGAGGACCTCTCGGTGTGGGTCGTCACCGGCGACGGCGACGCGCTGTCGATCGGCGGCAACCACCTGATCCACGCCCTGCGCCGCAACGTCAACATGACGATCCTGCTGTTCAACAACCGGATCTACGGCCTCACCAAGGGCCAGTACTCCCCCACCTCCGAGGCCGGCAAGGTCACCAAGTCGACACCGATGGGCTCGGTCGACCACCCGTTCAACCCGGTGTCGCTCGCACTCGGCGCCGAGGCGACGTTCGTGGCTCGCACCATCGACTCCGACCGCAAGCACCTCACCTCGGTGCTGGCCGCGGCCGCGGCCCACCGCGGCACGTCGCTGGTCGAGATCTACCAGAACTGCCCGATCTTCAACGACGGCGCGTTCGACGCCATCAAGTCGCCCGACACCAAGGCCGACGCGATCATCCCGCTCGTCCACGGCGAGCCGATCCGCTTCGGCGCCCCGCTCGAGGACGGCCGCGGCGCCAAGGGCGTCGTCCGCGACCCCGAGACCGGTGGCGTCAAGGTCGCCCTGGTCGCCGACGTCGGCGAGGACGCCCTGCTCGTGCACGACGCCCACAGCCCCGACCCGTCGACGGCGTTCGCCATCAGCCGGCTGACCGCCGCCGACTACCTCCACCAGGCGCCCATCGGGATCTTCCGCCAGGTGGAGCGCCCGACCTACGACGACCAGGCCCGCGCGCAGGTCACCGCCGCCGTCGAGGAGGCCACCAACGGCGACACCGCCGACCGCACCGCTCGTCTGGCGGGGCTGATCGGCGGTGGCGACACCTGGACGATCCTCTGA